Proteins from one Chroococcidiopsis sp. CCMEE 29 genomic window:
- a CDS encoding TrkA family potassium uptake protein, producing MYVLIGGAGLVGLSLAHKLIELGHTVAVIDIDRNACRYAREQVGAMAFEGSAVSTEVLLEAGIRKADSVAAVLRSDALNLALVTLAKHYGVSHILTRMRHRDFAEPLRFAGANHIVSTVDLAVSTMVNAIEYPQVESMMHFEQGQIEVLKLAIPESCYVVGRSVAEIAQDVRFPPGSLIIGYQPHPHMDLLIPNGSTILEPGSTVLIVTKPGSLHQIIDFIEGCSSSSIIFSR from the coding sequence ATGTACGTACTAATTGGTGGAGCAGGCTTAGTGGGGCTAAGTTTGGCACACAAACTCATAGAGCTAGGACATACAGTCGCCGTCATCGATATTGACCGGAACGCTTGCCGTTATGCCCGCGAACAAGTCGGAGCGATGGCATTTGAAGGAAGTGCTGTGAGTACAGAGGTTTTGCTGGAAGCAGGGATTCGCAAAGCAGACTCGGTGGCTGCTGTTCTGCGGAGTGATGCCTTAAATCTGGCATTGGTCACTCTCGCTAAGCACTATGGCGTTTCCCATATTCTGACTCGGATGCGCCATCGCGATTTTGCTGAACCACTACGCTTTGCTGGAGCCAACCACATCGTCAGTACAGTTGACCTGGCAGTTTCAACAATGGTGAATGCCATTGAGTATCCCCAGGTAGAATCAATGATGCATTTTGAGCAGGGGCAGATTGAGGTTCTGAAACTTGCCATCCCAGAAAGTTGCTATGTTGTTGGTCGTAGCGTTGCTGAAATTGCTCAAGATGTCCGCTTTCCCCCTGGTTCCCTGATTATTGGCTATCAACCTCATCCTCACATGGATTTGTTAATCCCTAACGGTAGCACCATCCTAGAGCCTGGCTCAACGGTGCTGATTGTGACGAAACCGGGCTCGTTACACCAAATCATTGACTTTATCGAGGGTTGCTCTTCATCATCTATTATTTTTAGTCGCTGA
- a CDS encoding glycogen debranching protein — translation MTIWVNEQIDPSGMIHACIACCNEEQANACHESYEQNLTDTQKAAGWIAQLRTVDSWDDVPVNALKLD, via the coding sequence ATGACCATTTGGGTAAACGAGCAGATTGACCCGTCTGGCATGATCCATGCTTGTATTGCCTGTTGTAATGAGGAGCAGGCAAACGCTTGTCATGAGTCGTATGAACAAAATTTGACCGATACCCAAAAGGCAGCTGGCTGGATTGCTCAGTTGCGAACAGTCGATTCTTGGGATGATGTGCCAGTGAATGCTTTGAAGTTGGATTAA
- a CDS encoding IS630 family transposase (programmed frameshift), producing the protein MPAPYSDDFRSKVMAAIDRGEKKSHVSHMFNISRDTIDRWLKRRDQTGNVQAVQGYQRGHSHRISDWDEFRAFAQKYGDKTQAEMAQRWHKEMSERTMSRALAHIGWTRKKSYGYRERDEAKRVAFLAQLAEIPASQRVYVDESGMDERDDYGYGWCERGKRFEALKSGRRAGRVNMIAAYCERQLSAPFTVEGACNRVVFETWLATCLLPTLQPGQVVILDNATFHHGGRIAALVESVGCRLLYLPAYSPDLNRIEKCWAWLKTRIRKCLSDSASLRQAMESVLKVAAS; encoded by the exons ATGCCTGCTCCCTACAGTGATGATTTCCGCTCAAAAGTGATGGCAGCCATTGACCGTGGCGAAAAGAAAAGCCATGTCAGCCACATGTTTAATATCAGCCGCGACACAATTGACCGATGGTTGAAGCGCCGGGATCAGACTGGAAATGTACAAGCTGTGCAAGGCTATCAACGAGGGCACAGTCACCGCATCAGCGATTGGGACGAGTTTCGAGCCTTCGCCCAAAAGTACGGCGACAAGACCCAAGCTGAAATGGCGCAACGGTGGCACAAAGAGATGAGTGAACGCACGATGTCTCGTGCTTTGGCACATATCGGCTGGACTCGA AAAAAGAGCTATGGCTACCGAGAACGTGATGAAGCTAAACGCGTCGCGTTCCTAGCTCAACTGGCAGAGATTCCAGCATCACAACGGGTATATGTAGATGAATCGGGAATGGACGAGCGCGACGACTATGGCTATGGTTGGTGTGAGCGGGGCAAGCGATTTGAGGCGCTCAAGTCAGGACGCAGAGCCGGGCGAGTCAACATGATTGCTGCCTACTGTGAGCGACAGTTGAGTGCTCCCTTTACGGTGGAAGGTGCGTGTAATCGAGTGGTGTTTGAAACCTGGCTAGCAACTTGTTTGCTGCCGACGCTTCAGCCTGGACAGGTGGTGATTTTGGATAATGCGACGTTCCATCATGGCGGACGTATTGCAGCTTTGGTTGAGTCAGTTGGATGTCGCCTGTTGTATCTCCCTGCTTATTCCCCAGACTTGAACCGAATTGAGAAGTGCTGGGCTTGGCTTAAAACTCGGATTCGCAAGTGCTTATCTGACTCTGCTTCCCTGCGGCAGGCGATGGAGTCTGTTCTTAAGGTTGCCGCGTCCTAA